A stretch of the Oncorhynchus clarkii lewisi isolate Uvic-CL-2024 chromosome 9, UVic_Ocla_1.0, whole genome shotgun sequence genome encodes the following:
- the LOC139416931 gene encoding uncharacterized protein isoform X2, with protein MKILFLLILLLDVPEMEAQQRMVVNGQVLLRFVFPPFYNGYEKFCSKLYPWGVSVIVNTRGYVNDFYEGRVSTTEYNGGMDVVIWNLKPVDTGDYRCAIVTIGWNHIYKDYNLQIDSGRRSGPVSPRPPVRSTISPFIFSSSSDTSGPVFTKDHSDSPSVPWSFGLPLAAGLCIAMVIVISSVVLVVVHHKIITKKKCGATSSDSAAHILSEENSIVYTTVDFKPHENHTTELYANLQTLRSPRSTDSHREPAGTVVYSTLASNQR; from the exons ATGAAGATTCTCTTTCTCTTGATTCTTCTGTTAG ATGTCCCTGAGATGGAAGCACAACAGAGGATGGTGGTGAATGGACAAGTGTTGCTGAGATTTGTCTTTCCTCCTTTCTACAACGGTTATGAGAAGTTCTGTTCTAAACTATATCCTTGGGGAGTTTCTGTTATTGTGAATACCAGGGGATATGTCAACGACTTCTACGAGGGAAGAGTATCCACAACCGAATACAACGGTGGAATGGACGTTGTGATATGGAATTTAAAGCCAGTGGACACTGGCGACTACAGGTGTGCTATTGTCACCATTGGATGGAATCATATCTACAAAGACTATAACCTCCAGATTG ATAGTGGTCGACGTAGCGGTCCAGTATCCCCTCGACCTCCGGTCAGGTCAACCATCAGCCCCTTCATCTTCTCTTCCTCATCAGACACCTCTGGGCCTGTTTTCACCAAGGACCACAGTGACAGCCCCAG TGTTCCCTGGAGCTTTGGTTTACCACTAGCTGCAGGTCTTTGCATCGCTATGGTGATTGTGATCAGCTCAGTAGTCCTTGTTGTGGTTCATCACAAAATCATCACGAAAA AGAAATGTGGAGCAACTTCCAGTGACTCAGCTGCACACATCCTCTCA GAGGAGAACAGTATTGTCTACACCACAGTGGACTTCAAGCCTCATGAGAACCATACCACTGAGCTGTATGCTAACCTACAGACACTCCGCAGCCCCAGAAGCACCGACTCACACAGAGAGCCTGCTGGGACAGTGGTGTACTCCACACTGGCTAGCAACCAACGCTGA
- the LOC139416931 gene encoding uncharacterized protein isoform X1, protein MKILFLLILLLDVPEMEAQQRMVVNGQVLLRFVFPPFYNGYEKFCSKLYPWGVSVIVNTRGYVNDFYEGRVSTTEYNGGMDVVIWNLKPVDTGDYRCAIVTIGWNHIYKDYNLQIDSGRRSGPVSPRPPVRSTISPFIFSSSSDTSGPVFTKDHSDSPSVPWSFGLPLAAGLCIAMVIVISSVVLVVVHHKIITKKKCGATSSDSAAHILSDVLQEENSIVYTTVDFKPHENHTTELYANLQTLRSPRSTDSHREPAGTVVYSTLASNQR, encoded by the exons ATGAAGATTCTCTTTCTCTTGATTCTTCTGTTAG ATGTCCCTGAGATGGAAGCACAACAGAGGATGGTGGTGAATGGACAAGTGTTGCTGAGATTTGTCTTTCCTCCTTTCTACAACGGTTATGAGAAGTTCTGTTCTAAACTATATCCTTGGGGAGTTTCTGTTATTGTGAATACCAGGGGATATGTCAACGACTTCTACGAGGGAAGAGTATCCACAACCGAATACAACGGTGGAATGGACGTTGTGATATGGAATTTAAAGCCAGTGGACACTGGCGACTACAGGTGTGCTATTGTCACCATTGGATGGAATCATATCTACAAAGACTATAACCTCCAGATTG ATAGTGGTCGACGTAGCGGTCCAGTATCCCCTCGACCTCCGGTCAGGTCAACCATCAGCCCCTTCATCTTCTCTTCCTCATCAGACACCTCTGGGCCTGTTTTCACCAAGGACCACAGTGACAGCCCCAG TGTTCCCTGGAGCTTTGGTTTACCACTAGCTGCAGGTCTTTGCATCGCTATGGTGATTGTGATCAGCTCAGTAGTCCTTGTTGTGGTTCATCACAAAATCATCACGAAAA AGAAATGTGGAGCAACTTCCAGTGACTCAGCTGCACACATCCTCTCA GATGTCCTTCAGGAGGAGAACAGTATTGTCTACACCACAGTGGACTTCAAGCCTCATGAGAACCATACCACTGAGCTGTATGCTAACCTACAGACACTCCGCAGCCCCAGAAGCACCGACTCACACAGAGAGCCTGCTGGGACAGTGGTGTACTCCACACTGGCTAGCAACCAACGCTGA